In the Methylophilus sp. 5 genome, one interval contains:
- a CDS encoding DUF6701 domain-containing protein, with product MHLADGVLKVQQRVGSIRVVQCIVGFLLLIVSGSVAALYSFPAASGAPMPPGCIGSAGVYTCTGFINIQDQVQFLDNGNVSVTVNGALNVGAYRVGNATQLANVTFYNNGAVTLNASTVYATINAGTNLVNIYGASYIRGNLLISNGSINAAGTIQGDVISSGFGSIFMAQDAVVNGNVAGRTGPVTLSRAVAVNGMLSTTSGSLNLSGFNTITNGVSCAGCYMFVNGQNNALSGYINVGNLDGASSQYSNYYGAINVQAGYLTLGAGTTVQGDVNVTATGLVHASMTIYQTVIQGTVTVRSDIDSGVFLYNGSTINGSVQVTNSGALASINNNVYIDSQSVINNSVTVTGAIDNYGKITGCAKSTANNIWAIKLEFNSTTGGVCCANSGTCSQTSCVYNPFGYVVRKCTTQAAKFNCIDPSVTNPNAANGHLLTQIANSAFNVDVVALAADNSVSTGFVAVGEANKTVEVTVVDCGDPAVLINQTCGGTKTTLSTQSVTFSNSDLGRKSISATITNAYKNLRCQVTDSNAFQPISLSTDNFSVRPASFNSVSSSNANADVTNGSNTSNSPIIKAGSGRFNMTVTTGLTNYNGTPKTDDSKIVAHTGAVRSGTVSGSFNQASIGTSTGTDFSYSEVGYFKFAAQGIYDDTFTQVDAGVGDCIAGFTALNNKQACSFGYVPATTVYMGRFVPDHFQVTAGVVSRNACGAYSYFDQDTHLNPGVTTPFTLTAQNVANVTTQNFTGTFAAIFDPLRLSNYHFTLSPSVGATLGLSAAAPALTGSWINGIAAVVAKHKIARPAAPVSPQSMSISTQPQYIDTGVTISSPSTELASNLDYRYGKLMLHNAHGSELLPLPMQLEAQYWNGLAYVRNQLDNCTVVPPLSVALKSYKGNLAACETTLAAGAVMSRGLLGLKLSAPGVAQNGVPNTGSVDVEVNLGTAAIAEKTCVTALEAPAISGVLPWFGAEPVARATFGIYKTPIVYMRESF from the coding sequence GTTTTATTAATATTCAAGATCAGGTGCAGTTTCTCGATAACGGTAATGTCAGTGTGACCGTGAATGGTGCCTTGAATGTCGGTGCTTATCGAGTAGGTAATGCCACACAATTAGCTAACGTCACGTTTTACAACAATGGTGCCGTCACACTCAATGCAAGTACCGTCTATGCAACCATTAATGCAGGTACTAATCTGGTCAATATTTATGGCGCGTCATACATCCGTGGCAATCTGCTTATTTCTAATGGCTCTATTAACGCTGCTGGCACCATACAGGGGGATGTGATCAGCAGTGGTTTCGGGTCTATTTTTATGGCACAAGATGCCGTAGTCAATGGCAATGTTGCTGGTAGAACTGGCCCGGTCACGCTCTCGCGGGCGGTGGCAGTCAACGGCATGTTGAGCACTACATCAGGCAGCCTCAACCTCTCAGGATTTAACACCATTACCAACGGGGTCAGTTGCGCTGGCTGCTATATGTTTGTCAATGGTCAGAATAACGCGTTGTCAGGCTATATTAACGTCGGTAACTTAGATGGCGCCTCTTCACAATATAGCAACTATTACGGCGCCATTAACGTGCAGGCAGGTTATCTAACCTTGGGCGCTGGCACGACGGTGCAGGGCGATGTCAACGTCACTGCAACCGGCTTGGTGCACGCGAGTATGACGATTTACCAAACGGTTATTCAAGGCACTGTTACTGTGCGCTCTGATATTGATTCAGGCGTATTTTTGTATAATGGTTCAACCATCAATGGCAGCGTGCAGGTGACCAATAGTGGGGCATTGGCTTCAATTAATAACAATGTGTATATTGATAGCCAGTCTGTAATTAATAACTCAGTTACGGTGACCGGGGCGATTGATAATTATGGCAAGATCACTGGGTGTGCGAAAAGTACCGCTAATAATATTTGGGCAATCAAGTTAGAGTTTAATTCAACCACCGGCGGGGTGTGCTGTGCAAACAGCGGCACCTGCTCTCAAACGTCGTGTGTGTATAACCCATTTGGGTACGTTGTGCGCAAATGTACTACGCAAGCTGCAAAATTCAACTGTATTGATCCGTCTGTGACTAATCCAAATGCCGCCAATGGCCATTTACTCACCCAGATAGCAAACAGTGCGTTTAATGTTGATGTGGTGGCGCTGGCGGCAGATAACAGCGTCAGTACCGGTTTTGTGGCGGTAGGGGAGGCCAATAAAACGGTTGAAGTGACAGTGGTGGATTGTGGTGATCCTGCCGTGTTGATTAATCAAACCTGTGGCGGAACCAAAACAACGCTGTCGACGCAGAGTGTGACTTTCAGCAACAGTGATCTTGGCCGCAAAAGCATCTCTGCAACGATCACCAATGCTTATAAGAACCTACGTTGCCAGGTGACTGATAGCAATGCTTTCCAGCCGATTTCTCTATCAACAGATAATTTTTCCGTGCGGCCAGCCAGCTTTAATAGTGTGAGCTCAAGTAATGCCAATGCCGATGTGACCAATGGCAGCAACACCAGCAATAGCCCTATCATTAAAGCAGGTAGTGGGCGATTTAACATGACCGTGACGACCGGGCTGACAAACTACAATGGCACGCCTAAAACAGACGATAGCAAGATTGTCGCACATACAGGGGCCGTGCGTTCTGGCACAGTCTCTGGCTCGTTTAACCAGGCTAGTATTGGCACAAGCACGGGCACAGACTTTAGTTATAGTGAGGTCGGCTATTTTAAATTTGCCGCGCAGGGTATTTACGATGATACGTTTACCCAGGTGGATGCCGGTGTGGGTGACTGTATTGCAGGGTTTACTGCTCTTAACAATAAGCAGGCCTGCTCCTTTGGCTATGTCCCGGCTACAACTGTCTATATGGGGCGCTTTGTGCCCGACCATTTTCAGGTCACCGCCGGTGTTGTGAGTAGAAACGCTTGTGGTGCTTACTCTTACTTTGATCAAGACACTCATCTTAACCCGGGGGTGACAACGCCGTTCACCCTTACCGCACAAAATGTGGCTAATGTCACAACGCAGAACTTTACAGGCACTTTTGCCGCTATTTTTGATCCTTTAAGGCTCAGCAATTACCATTTCACACTATCGCCATCCGTGGGGGCTACACTTGGTTTGAGTGCAGCGGCGCCTGCGTTAACTGGCAGTTGGATTAATGGTATTGCTGCGGTAGTGGCTAAACATAAGATTGCTCGCCCAGCTGCACCCGTTAGCCCGCAAAGCATGAGTATCTCTACCCAGCCTCAATATATAGACACTGGCGTCACGATCTCTTCGCCATCAACCGAGCTCGCGTCCAATTTGGATTACCGCTACGGTAAGCTGATGCTACACAACGCGCATGGCTCTGAGCTATTACCTTTGCCTATGCAACTAGAGGCGCAATACTGGAACGGTCTCGCTTATGTCAGAAACCAGCTGGATAACTGTACTGTCGTCCCGCCGTTAAGCGTGGCGCTTAAAAGTTATAAAGGTAATTTAGCCGCCTGTGAGACGACCTTGGCCGCTGGGGCCGTGATGAGTCGTGGCTTGCTAGGTTTAAAGCTTAGTGCGCCAGGGGTGGCGCAAAACGGCGTACCTAATACCGGCAGCGTTGATGTAGAAGTCAATCTTGGCACAGCGGCTATTGCTGAAAAAACCTGTGTTACCGCCTTGGAAGCTCCAGCCATCAGCGGTGTGCTGCCTTGGTTTGGGGCAGAGCCCGTTGCCCGCGCAACCTTTGGCATTTACAAAACACCGATTGTTT